aattaaaaaataaacataactaTATTAAGTAATCTTAAATatcaaataagaattaaatccatttttttacacgtaaaattaatattagaattataattaaatacaaattctCTAATTTAATACAtgcaattgatttatttttattttataataaacaacACTGCATttagttttgattgattttcaacatattttataatacaaattcTCTTTCAGTATTTTCAGTCCACAGTTATCAAGTTCTAGTGCTCCCATCTTTGAGCGATTCAAGCAGCAAGCAATACAACTtcctttttagtgtttttcaaattaGGCAGCCTAGAGATTTTCTCATTGTTTTATGGTCTTTGGAAATAtgtatcttttttaaatttgtttatttttgcattttaaaaatatttttaaaaaaatttaaatttttatttactttaaattaatattttttattattttttaaattattttgatatgctgatatcaaaaataattttttaaaaataaaataatattattttaatatatttttaaataaaaaatacattataaaataactacaacAAAACTTTGATTTCATGAGGTCATTCTTAGAATCACAAAGCTGAGAAAATGCTAATCATTTGCTCTTAGCAATTCGATTTTGATTTGTAGTTTTTTAGGGATCTTAATTTCTTGCATTTCCCATTAAACGAGATCAGTTTTACCTACATGCAAAGAGAatctatatataattacaaagaGAAACAACTTTTATCTTGTTCTTGTTCTAAGAAAAGCTCTATGATTTCgagaagatttttaattttttataattatatgaatAGAGAAGAGGACATGGAAATAGATGTGAACATATGTGACATGTAGGGGTGTCAGGAGCTTTTGGGGTTGGGGTTGGGGTTGGGGTATAAACCATGTTATAtagtattttgaaattttttgtttaaaattattttttatattttcagattattttaatgtactgatgataaaaataattttaaaaaataaaaataaatattttgatctatttttaagaaaaacactttaaaaaataattgttactgTATTCCTAAACATCCTCGAAATAcccaattattttaaaaacactgcATTTTGgtaaataaaagttttgaaagTATCTTAGTTTAGAGGGGAAGAAAACTCTAGCTACAAAGCTAACTTTATTTGAAACAAGAGAGCATAAACCATTTAAGATATGGTTATATAACTTGGTAAGGCtatacatgtattttatttatattactgtaaaatttataaatgaaatagttcataaataaaataaaatagttaaggGTGGGTTACCATTATCCTTTCTACAgtattgaattttgtttatgttcctaagaaaatgaatttgtttgttttgctgGGTACTAAAATAGTGTGAAAACAAATGAGAACTCtcgaaaggaaatgaaaaggagaTGTAACTCTAGTCCCCTCACAAATGGTAAGTTTTTGCAAAAGGATTGATCcgtattattttgatttggttttgatttttttttatttttttataagaataatgATTTAAGGATACCAAGTTGATGTTTTCTCTTACCTACttgactttagtttttttttttttaaataactttaaattaacttgatttaacccacttaaaaatttgtttgatatttaaattaaaaaatagaagaggaTATCGttgactttataaaaaaattaagttgggttaacctgagttaaataataagtttaataactttgatttaaattctaattaaaaagagatttaatttcaaaaagttAGTTTGAATAATACTTTTCTActgttaaaaaactattatttaataaataaaagatttgtAATATTTCTAGTAGGATCAAATTGGAAAACTCTCTTGAAATCACTATATTTTAACCAAACTACActactttatatatattaacaaaactataaaaCGGGTTGCTCTTTTCATGTAATTTTCATTGTGAACATAAAGGCATTGTATTTTGGATTGTGGTAATATAATATCGGTTTCGTTCTTTCAAAAGGATTTTAGGTGCCCTAGTTATTGGATAATTGAGTCATTTTCAAGATATCAATAtgtcattaaaaaattgttagggattactattgttttttttaaatcaaatttaatataaaaaatagttttcaaacaatccaaaagaaagaagaaagagaagcaaTGAATAGTCGCAATCCTTATCACTACTCATGCAATGTGATTACTTACTTGCCCCCAagctaaaaaaatgaatagcTAATAAAGAGTGTTTTATATCTTAGcgtatttttaagattattaaatGACTTTTCTACctttacaattgaaaaaaaaaaaaagaggaaagaatcCAGGGgtgattttgtcttttcatttggatattttggttaaattttgGGATAACAAAAAGTGTTATGGACATTTTGCTctgattaaatgattttttaatcaaaagtaAATAATACATGGAGTTCAGACATAGACAAGTGAAGTACATCCATGTTGTTAAGGTGGCCCCTATAGCGTGTCCTTGTGGTCAAGTATGTTGTTCTGCCATGTCATTAGAAGCGACACCTCACTTTCTCCCTCCTGGTGTCATGCGTGGTGGTGCTTGGTGGATGGTTTATCATCAATGGtcgtttatttgtttttcttcataattttctCTTTCTCCCAACAAAAGTATAAGCCAATCTTCTTTTATGTTCGTGTCTTAATTTAAGTCCTTAGGGTTTTGATTGCTTATTCTAGCCCCTGGCTTTTTGagaaagttttttatatttttaattttgtcctctaattataatttgtcaTATGTTATTGTTTGCAATtcgatccttattctttttatttctgatttttttccctAACTCTTTTGTTAaagctttgttattttcaatttcattcttcaatcaaagtttacgttattttatttttttcaatttaatattcatttttttatttcttttttatttagttaaagtttttcttttcaatatatcGATttgatgttagttttttttttttttttttatatagcctttgatttattttttattttgattctcatctttattcttttaattataattgtttgcgttatagattttttttttatgaggttagtgtgattcatctataatatttattttatattttatatagattgaacttctttttaaaaataaaaaaatatttttttaacaatatttttaatatatgcagccttacatataatttatttttcctttaatttctttcaataaattttatgtgtgtgttgATTTTTGTGACAGattgattttcataaataaattcattagaTATTACTAGGTAAATGACACATATTGTgatgttaaatattttaacctatatatatttattaatttttttagtttttttttattattatagttaatgatttttttatgttttgtttacaTAAATGATTATTGATTTATGTAATTAGATGCTTACAtgaacattttaatttatattttaaattttaatttgaaaatagcCTTTAGGCCTAGgattttatgagaaaaaaattttatgattagTGATAGCGCGTGGGTCAAATAACtaagtatatatataacacaaatcGGGTCCACCTTACAACAATTTCTGCTGTAAAAAAGTTTATGGTAAAAGAACATCATCTCTGTTATCACTACTTCAAGAAAATTGAGATGGTGTACAGAAACTTTGTTGAAGAGCATCTCCAACCGGAGAGGTAAATGGagaggtaaaattaaaaaagtattttttagcttttgtttaTCTAATTAAGTATTCCAATGCAGCAGCTAACAAGGAAGCCTAAATGGCTATTTAAATTGAGAGAAGCTATTTCTACATGTTCCtgtagaaataataaaaaataaagtaagtattttttttttaaagcaaggaaataaacttgttttttgttttaaattttttcaaagcatgaattgtttttttaaaaaaaattgaaaatcaaaatttaaaatattgatgggttttttaaagtttgaatttgaatttacttttaaaaaattaaatttttaacagtaaaatataaaactaaaaattaaaaatattcatataaataaattttaagtttaattttaaattatatctttttaactttcatattatttcattaaattttatattatttttataaattactcatattaattatataattaataacatcataattatattatatataaaatatctaaattagttacataattatataaaaatgaatttaacatgaaatatattaaaatataaatggcttttctaaatagttttttaccATTGGAATGCGCATAatcaaaaaaagttatatttatattattcaaaaagtcattttatcaatttaacttCTCAATTTAGCTTTTTGCATTGGAAATGCTCTAATATATTAGAGAATCCTTTTAAACCTTTTTTGCTCtgtatatttttcaacaaacttaacctaaaacatttattttatctccATTACCTTTCCCCGCTAAAAATGTCCGCTAACTTTATAGAATTTCACAATTTAtatcaacaatatatatttttttaaaattaagcctttttttttcatttctctttttttttccatttaatttcatcttttttttaataattattaggGTTGTTTTTAAACCAACCAAATTGATTAGATTATATTAGAATAACtctcatatgatttaattttaaaattaaatttgataacgAGTCAagttgaaaagtgtttttttgggtcaattttattttttttttctttttaatttcatcatttgctTTTACCGACGAGGCAAATTACTTTTGGACTGGTCAAGTCGATAGGATCATGTCAAAATAACTCtgacacaatttaattttaaacctagaCTAAACGAGAAGTTggatcatgagttttttttcttgtaaatttctttcttaaacttttttaatttttaatctttcggTTGGATTGTCTTTAGACTAATAAGTCAATTGAGTCATCATTGAATAACTctcacaaaatttaattttaaattcgagCTAGATAAACAATGAAATCgaaaaattttaaggtttaaactattatgttgaatttaataaaaatattaaataattatttatagtctaataattttttgttatgttcaaaaatctttttatcGTATGGTATAAGGCCTgcgaacttttttttttttattggataaaagaaattaacttgGCAAAAAGTTTTGTTGGTCTCAGAAATaaggttgaaacttgaaagtgcCGTTTCATTTTAAAGAAGTTCGTAAATTCTTTAGTTTGGGAAAAAGctcaaatttagattttaaacattttttaagaACTTTTATATTGTTCCttgaaaagaattattaaatatgCTAGAAGTTGTACTTCTTCCTCTCATATAGAATTATCCATgagtaatattaattattacctCATGGACACAAAAGGAgtgagataaataaaaatatgaaaaataaaattacaatgtctactaatttgaatattttttatctaattcctttactctctctcttctccttatatatttttttttctttctctctcctatATAGTAATATGAATTTAAAGTTTCAacgaattaatattaaaaaaattaaattttagcatatttattgataatatgaaaattaattttcttacatAAATAAACTTTACATTTGttgtaaagttaattttctattttgtatacattcttaaattataatttattttccatctaactatttattttaaaaaaactcacatGTAGAAGTATTTATGTgcaattttgtaaaattaaacacaagctttaaaatattaacaataaaatttaaaacattcacCTAtggatttttaaattgttttactttaaaaataacaaaatacgTTTAATTAAGTTGTTACCATCTTCCTTTACTCTCTAAAAACACCCCAAAACCTAATAGACCTAGTCTATTATGAAGCAATTGAAGaaccaaaaacacatttttattttttttatttatcgttttagattttttttaattctgtgtCTATATTTCTAAATCCTGTTGTTGCGTGTTGATTATTTAAAGGTATTTGAAATattagttatattattttttaaaatatttttttattattcacatCTGTCCTAAAATAATCTTATATTAGTGATGTAGACgatcaactttttaaataatagctaaatatatatttatgtgcgagtagttgttttttaatttattttttatttataaatatatatatatatatatatatatatatatatttatttttttacttatctaaaaatctaaaataactaTATCTGCTAATACCTAGATAAGGATATATCATGATCTATATTATTaactatattattaatatatcgATCTATaccatttatataaattaataaaattaaattgtagaatatatatttatacttttttatcttttataagataaattaaatataaaaaagttaaaatttatttttgatatctgcaaattaaaacaatttaaaaatatatatatataaaatattttaaatactattaaaaGACATTACATATATTACTGGTGAATAATGTTcaaaattcatataattaaaactcaattttaattacAGGTAAGAAGTTAAATGAAGACATTCAATAAATTTATGGTTAAGCGTGAGAATATCATGTTTTAATCAATCACTAGCATTTATTGGCTTCCCTACCTTCTTCTCCTTCGGGTTCATGCGCCAACCATTTGTTTGTAATGAATTTAAGCAGCTCAAACCTTCATAGCACTGTCAATATATCAATCAATTAACATTGAGAAGAAATGGGATTGACAAGAAAACAGCTTACTATTCTTTTTCTCTGTCTCTGCTTTACAGTTTTTCTGCAACTGacctctgtttcttcttctgcttcacCACAGGTGCATGACAATATCATTTCACTCCTTCAATTTCCATCAAATAAAGaccattccttttattttcttcaagtaAATCAGTTATTGATTCCTATGTTTTCATTTCTTCAGGGTCAAAAGGACACTGCATCTTCAAGGTAATAAATATATCACTATTTCACTTAGATTGTTATATGTCCAAAAACTAGCAGCTTTTTTGCTTCACATTCACTTCATTAGCTGAATTCTTGAATtgggtttctttaattttgcaaGATTTGAGATTTTAAGATCAAAATATAGTGCCTTGAATTTTCCACCTCTATACTTGGCTTCCTTTTTGTTTCAGTATTTGTTATAGAATTgctgctcttttttttattaaacaattccAGTCAGTTATAGCTAACATCTGTGAAGTTGATAATCAGAAGTTTTGAGCATGAGAAAGAAGTGCATTGTTCAAGAGAAAGGAGTAGGGCAGCATGGAAAATAATCGACGAGGTATTGGAGAATTaccattttaatttgaattgctTCATTTAGTGCTTTGATAGAGGAGTGAGTTCAATACATTGGTATTTGATGTTTGATGCAGTATTTGATGCCCTTTGTGGAGAAAGAACGATATAAGATCTCGAGTAGGTGCAGGCTTCATCCAGAGAATGACTTATACAGAGATCAAGAACAGCATAAGATGCATGTAGATATAAATGAATGGCGATGTGGATACTGTAAGAAGACATTTTATGAAGAGAAGTACCTTGATAAGCATTTTGATAACAGACATTACGATCTGTTGAATGTGGTAAGTGTTAATggataattttatctt
This genomic interval from Populus alba chromosome 1, ASM523922v2, whole genome shotgun sequence contains the following:
- the LOC118062739 gene encoding uncharacterized protein isoform X1; this encodes MGLTRKQLTILFLCLCFTVFLQLTSVSSSASPQGQKDTASSRSFEHEKEVHCSRERSRAAWKIIDEYLMPFVEKERYKISSRCRLHPENDLYRDQEQHKMHVDINEWRCGYCKKTFYEEKYLDKHFDNRHYDLLNVSHSKCLADVCGALHCDLVLDSVPHKTKCNPAATGRNKHLCESLADSCFPVNEGPSALRLNEFLLRQFCDAHTCSGGRKPFSKGGKKETSTLYVIISVLVLMLLALFYIFMYLYQRGIKRGSQGLKHISKSGQKKRS